From one Phycisphaerales bacterium AB-hyl4 genomic stretch:
- a CDS encoding flagellar cap protein FliD N-terminal domain-containing protein, producing MSGISLGTGLMSGLPTGDIIDQLMAVESQPLMRLQQQNEELDAQQDALREVNAKLLAVKLSANGFTTNRNFRSF from the coding sequence ATGAGTGGTATTTCGCTCGGCACCGGACTGATGTCAGGCCTGCCCACTGGCGACATCATCGACCAGCTCATGGCGGTTGAGAGTCAGCCGCTGATGCGATTGCAGCAGCAAAACGAAGAGCTTGACGCCCAGCAGGACGCCCTTCGCGAGGTCAATGCCAAGCTGCTGGCGGTCAAGCTCAGTGCCAACGGCTTTACCACCAATCGCAACTTCCGCAGCTTT